Proteins encoded within one genomic window of Spirochaeta isovalerica:
- a CDS encoding histidine triad nucleotide-binding protein produces MEETIFDKIINKEIPADVVYEDDNILAFRDINPQAPVHVLVIPKQKVASFNDLKDRPAEETGIFLQGVSRVAVELGLAGDGYRIVMNCGSNGQQTVEYLHAHILGERQMNWPPG; encoded by the coding sequence ATGGAAGAGACGATTTTCGACAAAATCATAAACAAAGAGATTCCCGCCGATGTGGTGTACGAGGATGACAATATTCTCGCTTTCAGAGATATAAACCCTCAGGCTCCCGTCCACGTACTGGTTATTCCCAAGCAAAAGGTAGCCAGCTTCAACGATCTTAAAGACAGGCCGGCGGAAGAAACGGGTATTTTTCTGCAGGGCGTTTCCAGAGTGGCTGTGGAACTCGGACTGGCCGGCGATGGTTATCGAATCGTTATGAACTGCGGTTCAAACGGGCAGCAGACAGTGGAATACCTTCATGCCCATATCCTCGGAGAAAGGCAGATGAACTGGCCTCCGGGCTGA
- a CDS encoding CAP domain-containing protein yields MLTDLVNQYRDSRGLSVLVPEEALEKTAELYCEELVETGILSHEDGNGDRVFNRYRKTGGTANKAGEILGTSPDPDSLFQAWLDSSSHERILSSPDWLRIGSSLKKKGDQYVAVVLFSDSLIEAMEISPADSGINLVLKIIPGHKARIRGIEGEGIDEISLAVPEEELPLLLVLEGYRAEKWVAHDFVYQSDNF; encoded by the coding sequence GTGCTGACTGATTTAGTCAATCAGTACCGGGATTCGCGGGGGCTTTCTGTTCTTGTGCCGGAAGAAGCTCTTGAAAAAACGGCGGAACTCTATTGTGAAGAGTTGGTCGAGACCGGCATCCTGAGCCATGAGGACGGGAACGGTGATCGGGTTTTCAACCGTTACAGAAAAACCGGAGGAACGGCCAATAAAGCGGGAGAGATTCTCGGAACATCACCCGATCCGGACAGTCTGTTTCAGGCATGGCTTGACAGTTCATCCCATGAACGGATTCTTTCCAGCCCCGATTGGCTGCGCATCGGTTCGTCTCTAAAAAAAAAGGGGGATCAGTACGTGGCTGTGGTCCTTTTTTCCGATTCCCTGATCGAGGCAATGGAAATATCCCCTGCCGATTCAGGCATCAACCTTGTTCTAAAGATAATTCCGGGACATAAGGCGAGAATACGGGGAATAGAAGGTGAGGGAATCGATGAAATTTCCCTCGCCGTTCCGGAAGAAGAACTGCCTCTGCTATTGGTTCTGGAGGGTTACAGGGCGGAAAAGTGGGTCGCCCACGACTTTGTATACCAGAGTGATAATTTTTAG
- a CDS encoding adenosylcobalamin-dependent ribonucleoside-diphosphate reductase: protein MSDYKWMQKLSGEIFQKKYMLNNEEGPEEVFRKISTEIASAEPEEKRKQVEKEFYSVLSEGKLIPAGRILANARPESEMKNYNNCFTIDIEDSMEGIYESLKEDALISKMGGGVGFDISGLRPKGDALSGGGESSGVISFLKIFDQSAKTIMTGGHRRSAHIALLDISHPDIEEFITVKQGEHNGELTQFNISVKITDKFVKAVENNEDWNLEFDGKVYKTVKAEYLYNLLAKNAYTHNEPGIFNSDTVSKYNNGYWAFKMDRVNPCGELVMPPYSLCCLSAINLSKFVKKPFTDEAEFDFEEYRKVIATGIRFLDNVLSTTDYPLDKIRDFSLQWRRVGLGFTGLGDSMAMLKITYGDEESVRFAGEIAKALRDGSYEASVDLAIEKGTFPACDKKKLVKAEFIKTLSPELQKKIAEHGMRNIQLNTVAPTGTTSLSVGQNCSSGIEPIFALQYDRTVRTGVDDNTISETVYDYAWLLYKEAFGDEAKAPEYFTTTMKIDAYKAIDVQAEVQKYIDHSISKTLNLAPGTSFEEYRNLFMYAYRKGLKGFTTFNPEGSMKGILEYSEKAAKETINRNIAPTRPKDLPGDIHQIRVKGKKYIVIVGKYNGSLYEIFVIDDPEDILDLSKFPTGVIRKAGKGRYDLIMENGPIETTLKNFTKTFDSPTASLARFISMSLRHGTPLQFVIDQLSKDTNFADCERSISRVLKKYLIDGEEVVTGDKHCDECGGKLVFRDGCVVCQECGWSKCS from the coding sequence ATGTCAGATTACAAGTGGATGCAGAAGTTGAGTGGAGAAATCTTTCAAAAAAAATATATGCTCAACAATGAAGAGGGTCCCGAAGAAGTATTTCGCAAAATAAGTACAGAGATCGCTTCCGCTGAACCGGAAGAGAAGAGAAAGCAGGTCGAAAAGGAGTTTTACTCTGTCCTTTCCGAAGGAAAGCTGATTCCCGCCGGCAGAATCCTGGCCAATGCCAGACCTGAGAGCGAGATGAAGAATTATAATAACTGTTTTACCATCGATATTGAAGACTCCATGGAGGGGATTTACGAGTCTCTCAAAGAGGATGCTCTTATTTCGAAAATGGGTGGTGGTGTCGGATTTGATATATCCGGTCTCCGCCCTAAAGGCGATGCTCTTTCCGGCGGCGGAGAATCTTCAGGTGTAATCTCGTTTCTGAAAATTTTCGATCAGTCCGCCAAAACAATCATGACCGGGGGACACAGGCGGTCGGCCCATATCGCTCTCCTCGATATCTCCCATCCCGACATTGAAGAATTTATTACAGTCAAACAGGGAGAACACAACGGCGAGCTCACCCAGTTTAACATCTCTGTAAAAATCACTGATAAATTCGTCAAAGCAGTTGAGAATAATGAGGACTGGAATCTCGAGTTCGACGGCAAAGTCTATAAAACGGTAAAAGCCGAGTATCTCTACAATCTTCTGGCGAAGAATGCCTACACACATAATGAGCCGGGCATTTTCAACAGTGACACCGTATCAAAGTACAACAACGGATACTGGGCCTTTAAAATGGACAGGGTCAATCCCTGCGGTGAGTTGGTTATGCCTCCTTATTCCCTCTGCTGCCTCTCTGCCATCAATCTTTCTAAATTTGTTAAAAAGCCTTTTACCGATGAAGCCGAGTTTGATTTCGAAGAATACAGAAAGGTTATTGCAACAGGAATCCGGTTTCTCGACAATGTTCTGAGTACGACTGATTATCCCCTTGATAAGATCAGGGATTTCTCCCTCCAGTGGAGAAGGGTCGGCCTCGGGTTTACCGGTCTCGGAGACTCCATGGCTATGCTTAAAATAACATACGGAGATGAAGAATCCGTACGTTTCGCCGGTGAGATTGCCAAAGCCCTTCGCGACGGCTCTTATGAAGCGTCTGTCGATCTGGCGATCGAAAAAGGGACTTTCCCCGCCTGTGATAAGAAGAAACTTGTGAAAGCCGAGTTTATCAAAACGCTTTCTCCGGAGCTTCAGAAAAAAATCGCCGAGCACGGAATGAGAAACATTCAGCTCAACACGGTAGCTCCCACCGGTACGACATCTCTTTCGGTAGGACAGAATTGTTCTTCGGGAATCGAACCTATCTTTGCTCTCCAGTATGACAGGACAGTCAGAACCGGTGTCGATGACAACACGATTTCAGAAACGGTTTACGATTATGCCTGGCTTCTTTATAAGGAAGCTTTCGGAGATGAGGCAAAAGCGCCTGAATATTTCACAACGACGATGAAAATCGATGCATACAAGGCCATTGATGTTCAGGCGGAAGTTCAGAAGTATATCGACCACAGTATTTCCAAAACCCTCAATCTCGCACCGGGAACCAGTTTTGAGGAATACAGAAATCTTTTTATGTACGCCTACAGGAAAGGGCTTAAGGGTTTTACGACTTTCAACCCCGAGGGAAGCATGAAGGGAATCCTCGAATACAGCGAAAAAGCGGCAAAAGAGACAATCAATCGCAATATCGCGCCGACCAGACCGAAAGATCTTCCCGGAGATATTCATCAGATTCGCGTCAAAGGCAAAAAATATATTGTAATCGTCGGTAAATACAACGGAAGCCTCTATGAGATCTTTGTTATCGACGATCCCGAAGATATTCTCGATCTGTCCAAATTCCCCACAGGTGTAATCAGAAAAGCCGGAAAAGGCCGCTATGACCTTATAATGGAGAATGGACCTATTGAGACAACTCTCAAGAACTTCACTAAAACATTTGATTCTCCCACGGCATCTCTGGCCCGGTTTATCTCCATGTCGCTCCGTCATGGAACGCCGCTTCAGTTCGTGATCGATCAGCTCAGCAAAGATACAAACTTCGCCGATTGCGAGAGAAGCATATCCCGGGTTCTGAAAAAATACCTAATTGACGGTGAGGAAGTGGTTACGGGAGATAAGCACTGCGATGAATGCGGCGGCAAGCTGGTATTCCGGGACGGATGTGTCGTATGCCAGGAATGCGGATGGAGCAAATGTTCCTGA
- a CDS encoding diguanylate cyclase, whose product MKDQKEYDLNSPVNITDNIWWVGRYLKDDIFQCHTYLIKSGRNSVLIDPGSKLTIEETLKKIEKVIPFDNIRYFIVHHQDPDVAGALNIIDEKVVRSDAVILSHWRAISLLKHMDLKMPFQCVEKMEWTLKEEDLDLSFVFTPYLHFPGAFCTLDHNSGTLFTSDLFGAFTEEFSLFAKDESYLEQMRPFHEHYMPSREILAFSMEKIGKLRLNWIMPQHGSIIGKELIPFLVESMKNFDCGLFLMSLSDTNIDKLSRLNRFLNNFLETLISVRNFDTVIRQLLKHIVSIIPAETISFLYKEEDRNWKYLTESSRYQHINLPSESWLIQVCSSYFEDGNEEVRLFFEDLHRLALPLKNSETGNLIGFALVDLSREIEIDKETETTLIQLSHPLSIALEREIMQQQLDQEKQKYYEQSIKDSLTGFYNRAYMNEAMPRICAHHDRGLVEEIALLIFDLDHFKKVNDQFGHPVGDEVLRQTTNVISENLRVGDIAVRIGGEEFALFLILENKADAKIIGDRIRIKVGEIDFSSVMGENKQTISGGLVYRDKQETMDSLVARADNCLYRAKSEGRNRIVSSV is encoded by the coding sequence ATGAAGGATCAAAAAGAATATGACCTGAATTCTCCCGTCAACATTACGGACAATATCTGGTGGGTCGGCCGGTATCTGAAGGATGATATCTTTCAGTGTCACACATATCTTATAAAATCCGGCCGGAATTCCGTTCTCATTGATCCGGGATCGAAACTCACGATTGAGGAAACTCTTAAAAAAATCGAGAAAGTGATACCTTTTGACAATATCCGCTACTTTATCGTTCACCACCAGGACCCCGATGTTGCGGGAGCACTCAATATCATTGATGAAAAAGTCGTCAGATCCGATGCCGTGATTCTCAGTCACTGGCGCGCCATATCCCTTCTTAAGCACATGGATCTGAAAATGCCCTTTCAATGTGTGGAAAAAATGGAATGGACTCTCAAAGAAGAGGATCTGGATCTGTCCTTCGTTTTTACACCGTACCTCCACTTTCCCGGTGCCTTCTGTACTCTGGATCATAACAGCGGGACTCTATTCACAAGCGATCTCTTCGGGGCTTTTACCGAAGAGTTCTCACTTTTCGCAAAAGATGAATCCTATCTCGAGCAGATGAGACCATTTCATGAGCACTATATGCCTTCAAGAGAAATTCTGGCTTTTTCAATGGAAAAGATCGGCAAGCTCAGGCTTAACTGGATTATGCCTCAACACGGATCCATCATAGGAAAAGAGCTGATACCCTTTTTAGTCGAGAGTATGAAAAACTTTGATTGCGGTCTGTTTCTCATGTCTTTAAGCGATACCAACATTGATAAACTCTCCAGGCTCAACAGGTTTCTCAATAATTTCCTGGAAACGCTCATTTCTGTCAGAAACTTCGATACGGTTATCAGACAGCTTCTGAAGCACATAGTGAGCATTATACCGGCGGAGACGATTTCCTTTCTCTACAAGGAGGAGGACAGGAACTGGAAATATCTCACCGAATCATCGCGATATCAACATATCAATCTTCCTTCGGAATCCTGGCTCATTCAGGTCTGCTCTTCTTATTTTGAAGATGGCAACGAGGAAGTCCGTCTTTTTTTTGAAGATTTGCACAGACTAGCTCTACCTCTCAAAAACAGTGAGACCGGGAACCTTATCGGTTTTGCTCTTGTCGATCTCTCCCGGGAAATCGAAATAGACAAGGAAACGGAAACGACTCTGATTCAGCTGTCCCATCCTCTCAGCATCGCTCTGGAGAGAGAAATCATGCAGCAGCAGCTCGATCAGGAAAAACAGAAATACTATGAGCAATCGATTAAAGACAGTCTGACCGGTTTTTACAATAGAGCCTATATGAACGAAGCCATGCCGAGGATCTGCGCCCATCATGACCGCGGCCTAGTTGAAGAAATTGCTTTGCTTATTTTTGACCTGGATCATTTTAAAAAGGTCAATGATCAGTTCGGACATCCCGTAGGCGATGAAGTCCTGAGACAAACGACAAATGTGATATCTGAAAATCTGAGAGTCGGCGATATCGCTGTAAGGATCGGGGGGGAGGAGTTTGCCCTGTTCCTGATACTGGAGAACAAGGCTGATGCAAAAATCATTGGCGATAGAATCAGAATAAAAGTCGGAGAGATTGATTTCTCTTCTGTTATGGGAGAGAACAAACAAACCATTAGCGGAGGTCTGGTTTACAGAGACAAACAGGAGACTATGGATTCTCTTGTAGCCAGAGCGGACAATTGTCTATACCGGGCAAAATCGGAAGGAAGGAACAGGATTGTATCTTCTGTTTGA